One window of Anaerolineales bacterium genomic DNA carries:
- a CDS encoding cyclic nucleotide-binding domain-containing protein, with amino-acid sequence MTLDYIEELRNEVEREVMACIGCNDCMLACPLPEKARVTIAELNAGVLADRITSVNVINFVTACTQCQQCIPVCPANLHRADMVLWNKMKVEHVAPDRPMPLQVGSQVVQSNWTLDSLARQLINYQLFNGVPVEHLRRMLLSCTLRQLAEGETLCREGEFHERLYIVLEGEIEQSVSTATGSNMRILVLTAGTFHGEMGVLSNLAEGYNLVAMQKSIALEMPKATVHRMMKELTAFKATMDELYRRRALWTYAIRSPLFKSVPESAVEGLLNDATLRIFRAGEVIYREGESGGDLCLVQAGYLRVSRKHFDSELVMQYYREGDIFGASSILFKQPQSTTVTANTRAEVVFIPAASVLALLEKYPDLRSRLVEEAYKSDQLLRLAKPQAKESTTTGMAGIQTIQENISLKALMDQGVMQAHEILVIDTATCTNCNNCVDACGRRHGNSRLERRGLQMGNLLFPTACRHCEDPVCLLCSVNGIVRKPDGEISIVTENCIGCGACSERCPYGNIQMHDRHKESGFLLPMLKSLGLKKDESHSRDRIAVKCNLCEGYDDYACVRACPVGAAMRIDPVEQFKREDLNIGLEIKKQGGR; translated from the coding sequence ATGACTTTAGATTACATCGAAGAACTGCGGAACGAAGTCGAACGCGAGGTAATGGCGTGCATCGGATGCAACGACTGCATGCTCGCCTGCCCGCTGCCGGAAAAGGCGCGCGTGACCATCGCGGAATTAAACGCAGGCGTGTTGGCGGACCGAATCACTTCGGTGAACGTGATCAATTTCGTTACCGCCTGCACGCAATGCCAGCAATGCATACCGGTCTGCCCGGCGAACCTTCACCGCGCCGACATGGTCTTGTGGAACAAGATGAAGGTGGAGCATGTGGCGCCGGACCGCCCGATGCCTTTGCAGGTGGGTTCGCAAGTCGTGCAATCCAACTGGACGCTCGACAGCCTCGCGCGTCAACTGATCAATTATCAATTGTTCAACGGCGTCCCGGTCGAACATTTGCGGCGCATGTTGTTGAGCTGCACTTTGAGGCAACTTGCCGAAGGAGAGACGTTATGCCGGGAAGGCGAATTCCACGAACGGTTGTATATCGTCTTGGAAGGCGAGATCGAACAATCGGTCTCGACCGCGACCGGCAGCAATATGCGCATCCTTGTGCTGACCGCCGGGACCTTCCACGGGGAGATGGGCGTGCTGAGCAACCTTGCCGAAGGCTACAACCTAGTGGCGATGCAAAAATCCATCGCGCTGGAGATGCCCAAAGCCACCGTCCACCGCATGATGAAGGAACTGACGGCGTTCAAGGCGACGATGGACGAACTCTACCGCCGCCGCGCCTTGTGGACCTACGCGATCCGTTCGCCGCTGTTCAAGTCCGTGCCGGAGTCAGCCGTCGAAGGATTGTTGAACGACGCCACATTGCGGATCTTCCGTGCGGGCGAGGTCATTTACCGCGAAGGCGAATCGGGCGGCGACCTGTGCCTCGTCCAAGCCGGGTATCTGCGGGTATCGCGCAAACACTTCGACTCGGAACTTGTGATGCAGTACTACCGCGAGGGGGATATCTTCGGCGCATCCTCGATCCTTTTCAAACAACCGCAGTCCACAACGGTGACCGCCAATACCCGCGCCGAAGTGGTCTTCATCCCCGCCGCGAGCGTGCTCGCCTTATTGGAGAAATACCCCGACCTGCGTTCGCGCCTTGTGGAAGAGGCGTACAAAAGCGATCAACTGCTCAGGCTTGCCAAGCCGCAGGCGAAGGAATCGACGACGACGGGCATGGCGGGCATTCAGACCATCCAGGAGAACATCTCGCTCAAGGCGCTGATGGACCAGGGCGTGATGCAGGCGCACGAGATCCTCGTGATCGATACCGCCACATGCACGAACTGCAACAACTGCGTGGACGCCTGCGGGCGGCGGCATGGCAATTCACGGCTCGAACGGCGCGGCTTGCAGATGGGCAACCTGCTCTTCCCGACCGCCTGCCGCCACTGCGAAGACCCGGTCTGCCTGCTCTGCTCGGTCAACGGCATCGTCCGCAAACCGGACGGCGAGATAAGCATCGTGACGGAAAACTGCATCGGCTGCGGCGCATGTTCGGAGCGCTGCCCGTATGGAAACATTCAAATGCACGACCGGCACAAGGAAAGCGGATTCCTGCTGCCGATGTTGAAATCACTGGGATTGAAAAAAGACGAATCCCACTCGCGCGACCGCATCGCGGTGAAATGCAACCTGTGCGAAGGCTACGACGATTACGCCTGCGTGCGCGCCTGCCCTGTCGGCGCGGCAATGCGCATCGACCCGGTGGAGCAGTTCAAACGCGAAGACTTGAACATCGGTCTTGAAATAAAGAAGCAGGGCGGGCGGTAA
- a CDS encoding FAD binding domain-containing protein yields the protein MITTYHRPQTLDEALALLNQPNTMPLGGGTLLSRSATDSVSVVDLQRLGLDSLRANGSEFVIGATCTLQSLYEDSNSPEPLKTALKLEAPLNIRNAATVAGTIVASDGRSPFVTMLLAMDAKMDYSPLTAGNPNSTVLGLGEYLLTRPRGLVTSIIIPLNTKNAFQFVSKTPADKPVVCAALAKWNSGRTRLTLGGYGKTPLLAMDGTEANGIEEAAMNAYHEASDEWASAEYRMDTASVLAKRCLESIA from the coding sequence ATGATCACAACCTATCACAGACCCCAGACACTCGATGAAGCCCTCGCGCTTCTGAATCAACCGAACACCATGCCCCTCGGCGGCGGGACGCTTCTCTCCCGTTCCGCAACGGATTCTGTTTCCGTCGTCGACCTCCAACGCCTTGGGCTGGATTCGCTCCGCGCCAACGGCAGTGAATTCGTCATCGGCGCGACATGCACGCTTCAATCTCTGTACGAAGACAGCAACTCCCCCGAACCGCTGAAAACAGCGCTCAAGCTCGAAGCGCCGCTCAACATTCGGAATGCCGCCACCGTTGCAGGAACCATCGTTGCAAGCGACGGCCGCTCCCCGTTCGTTACCATGCTCCTCGCGATGGATGCAAAAATGGACTATAGCCCATTGACCGCAGGCAATCCAAATTCCACCGTCCTCGGTCTGGGCGAATATCTCCTTACCCGCCCGCGCGGGCTTGTCACCTCCATCATCATCCCACTCAACACCAAAAATGCCTTCCAATTCGTATCGAAAACCCCCGCCGATAAACCTGTCGTCTGCGCTGCGTTGGCGAAATGGAACTCGGGCCGCACGCGGCTGACCCTGGGCGGATATGGCAAAACCCCACTGCTTGCCATGGACGGCACCGAAGCGAATGGAATCGAAGAAGCCGCCATGAACGCCTACCACGAAGCGAGCGATGAATGGGCATCCGCCGAATACCGCATGGACACCGCTTCTGTGCTGGCGAAGCGTTGTTTGGAGTCCATCGCGTAA
- a CDS encoding insulinase family protein encodes MPKSFTLIKEQQIPEINSLVQLFEHKRTGARMLSVINDDENKVFSINFRTTPKDSTGVAHILEHSVLGGSEKYPVKEPFVELVKGSLATFINAFTYPDKTCYPVASQNEKDFYNLIDVYMDAVLHPRITEETLMQEGWHYEVEENALTYKGVVFNEMKGAYSSPENLLARTIQQSLFPKHIYGVDSGGDPANIPDLTYENFRGFWGSYYHPSNSFIFFYGNDDPEKRLKLMEGYLKPYKKKKVKSAVPPGKPFKKPKKVEHSYIASEGEDIENKHYLTVNWKLTDTTDPVLTLSLQILSHTLIGTPASPLRKALLDSGLGEDLAGGGLETELREMFFSTGLKGTRARSAKKIETLIFDTLQSLVTDGIDPDMTAASINTIEFALRENNTGSFPRGIGLMLRALTTWLHDDDPFKVLAFEAPLADIKNRLTNDSRYFEKLIQTYLIENNHRTTLRFKPDPELGQRLEAEEKSRLESARSAMSADEIRKHAKNADELKARQETPDTAEALATIPTLELKDLDKQARTISIEEIQVQDAKVLYHDIFTNGILYLDLAFDLRPMPKDMLPLTEVFARALFEMGTETEDYVKLSQRIGKSTGGIHGTSVSLTNLPTKEAQAHLMIRGKSTVSQSQEMLSILRDVLLTVKLDNKERLKQIVLEEKSGVESALAPAGHRFANMRLRSQFGGTGWINDQTRGVGYLFALRELANDIDKNWKKVLEKMEAMRESLINCKTMIANVTLDEMNWKTVRPHLENFIFAMPVKDAQLSSFDIQPSTHKEGLVIPAQVNYVGKGANLFDLGYEYDGSAQVVIGYLGMTHLWEKVRVQGGAYGVFAQLDDTTGVFTYLSYRDPNVDETIKNYDSAPTFLKGLESARLSDNELKKAIISTIGELDAYQLPDAKGYTSMMRHLTGRTDEMRQKIRDQVLSTNGEDFLAFGDALEKAIKSDAVVVVGSQSALDGSKEKLKITKVA; translated from the coding sequence ATGCCCAAATCTTTCACCCTGATCAAAGAACAGCAAATCCCCGAGATCAACTCGCTAGTTCAACTATTCGAACACAAACGCACCGGAGCGCGGATGCTCTCGGTCATCAACGACGACGAGAACAAGGTCTTCAGCATCAATTTTCGGACCACGCCAAAGGATTCGACCGGCGTGGCGCACATCCTCGAACATTCGGTGTTGGGCGGCTCGGAGAAGTACCCGGTCAAGGAACCGTTCGTGGAACTGGTCAAAGGCTCGCTGGCGACCTTTATCAACGCCTTCACCTACCCCGATAAGACCTGCTACCCCGTGGCAAGCCAGAACGAAAAGGACTTCTACAATCTTATCGACGTGTACATGGATGCCGTCCTGCATCCACGCATCACGGAAGAGACCCTGATGCAGGAAGGCTGGCACTACGAAGTGGAGGAAAACGCGCTCACTTATAAAGGCGTGGTCTTCAACGAGATGAAGGGCGCTTATTCCTCGCCTGAGAATTTACTGGCACGCACCATCCAGCAATCGCTCTTTCCAAAACACATCTACGGAGTCGACTCAGGCGGCGATCCGGCAAACATCCCCGACCTGACCTACGAAAACTTCCGCGGGTTCTGGGGGTCGTATTATCACCCGTCCAACTCGTTCATCTTCTTCTATGGCAATGACGACCCGGAGAAACGCCTAAAATTGATGGAGGGCTATCTCAAACCGTACAAAAAGAAAAAGGTCAAGTCTGCGGTGCCGCCCGGGAAACCTTTCAAAAAACCGAAGAAGGTCGAGCATTCCTACATTGCCAGTGAAGGCGAGGATATTGAGAACAAACATTATCTTACCGTCAATTGGAAGTTGACGGATACCACCGACCCCGTCCTCACACTCAGTCTTCAAATCCTTTCGCACACGCTCATCGGTACGCCCGCCTCCCCGCTCCGCAAAGCGCTCCTTGACTCAGGACTCGGCGAAGACCTTGCCGGGGGCGGGCTCGAAACCGAACTGCGCGAGATGTTCTTCTCCACCGGTCTTAAAGGCACGCGCGCCCGCAGCGCGAAAAAGATCGAAACGCTGATCTTCGATACACTGCAATCCCTCGTCACAGACGGCATCGACCCCGATATGACCGCGGCTTCGATCAACACCATCGAGTTCGCCCTGCGCGAGAACAACACCGGTTCCTTCCCGCGCGGGATCGGGCTGATGCTGCGCGCGCTGACCACCTGGCTGCACGACGACGACCCATTCAAAGTGCTCGCCTTCGAAGCGCCGCTGGCTGATATCAAGAATCGACTGACCAACGACTCGCGATATTTTGAAAAATTGATCCAGACTTATTTGATCGAGAATAATCACCGGACGACCCTGCGCTTCAAACCGGACCCGGAACTGGGTCAGCGCCTCGAGGCAGAGGAGAAGTCCCGGCTGGAATCCGCCAGGTCCGCGATGAGCGCGGATGAGATCCGCAAACACGCCAAAAATGCGGATGAACTAAAAGCAAGACAGGAGACTCCCGACACCGCGGAAGCGCTGGCGACCATTCCGACCCTCGAACTGAAAGACCTCGACAAACAAGCCCGCACGATCTCCATCGAAGAGATCCAGGTGCAGGATGCGAAGGTCCTTTATCACGACATCTTCACCAACGGCATCCTCTATCTCGATCTCGCCTTCGACCTGCGCCCCATGCCGAAGGACATGCTTCCGCTGACGGAGGTCTTCGCGCGCGCGTTGTTCGAGATGGGCACCGAGACCGAGGATTACGTCAAACTCTCGCAGCGGATCGGGAAAAGCACCGGCGGAATCCACGGCACATCGGTCAGCCTGACAAACCTGCCCACGAAAGAGGCGCAGGCGCACCTGATGATCCGTGGCAAATCCACTGTGAGTCAAAGCCAGGAGATGCTGTCCATCCTCAGGGACGTCCTCCTGACCGTAAAACTCGACAACAAGGAACGACTCAAGCAGATCGTGCTCGAAGAAAAATCCGGCGTGGAGTCTGCACTCGCGCCCGCCGGACATCGCTTTGCGAACATGCGCCTGCGCTCGCAATTCGGCGGCACGGGATGGATCAACGACCAGACACGCGGCGTGGGCTATCTTTTTGCATTGCGCGAACTCGCGAACGACATCGACAAGAACTGGAAGAAGGTACTCGAAAAAATGGAGGCGATGCGCGAGTCGCTCATCAATTGCAAGACGATGATCGCGAATGTCACGCTCGACGAGATGAATTGGAAAACGGTCCGACCGCATCTGGAGAATTTCATCTTCGCCATGCCCGTCAAGGATGCCCAACTTTCATCCTTCGACATTCAGCCTTCAACTCACAAGGAGGGGCTGGTGATCCCGGCGCAGGTCAACTACGTGGGAAAAGGCGCGAACCTATTCGACCTCGGCTATGAATATGACGGTTCGGCGCAGGTCGTCATCGGTTATCTCGGCATGACGCATCTTTGGGAAAAGGTCCGCGTGCAGGGCGGCGCGTATGGCGTCTTCGCCCAACTCGACGACACGACCGGCGTGTTTACCTATCTCTCGTATCGCGACCCGAACGTGGATGAGACCATCAAGAACTACGATTCCGCGCCCACCTTCCTGAAAGGGCTCGAGTCCGCCCGACTGTCGGATAACGAATTGAAGAAAGCCATCATCTCGACCATCGGCGAACTGGATGCCTATCAACTCCCCGACGCGAAAGGCTACACGTCCATGATGCGCCACTTGACCGGTCGCACCGACGAAATGCGCCAAAAGATCCGCGACCAGGTCCTATCCACGAACGGAGAGGACTTCCTCGCTTTCGGAGATGCGCTCGAAAAAGCCATCAAGTCCGATGCCGTAGTCGTCGTCGGTTCACAATCCGCGCTGGATGGCTCGAAGGAAAAATTAAAGATCACAAAGGTTGCATAG
- a CDS encoding zinc-binding dehydrogenase, translating to MRAAVFYECGDASKIQIAEVPMPEIKPGQVLIQVHASAFNHLELWSLHGPADESYHFPMWTGSDISGVISKVAPDVKDWKAGDAVVVNPSLSCGQCEHCQRGGVTLCDDYDILGSNGGGGNAEYIAANADKLMKLPPGFDFVTAAAAPLAYQTAWRAIVTRGKIISGETVLVLGASGGVAVAAIQICHMLGARVIAITSSSEKMEKAKLAGADFAVDRSEGKPFEEALNFTGGRGVDAVIENVGALTWGDSQKVLRKGGRIVTYGRTTGREATTNLSLLFWNEQTHIGTTMGSLQDFKEMMEHVFNGKLTPIVDSVYPLEKAREAYERYEKGEQFGKVVLKVK from the coding sequence ATGAGAGCCGCTGTCTTTTACGAATGCGGCGATGCTTCGAAGATCCAGATCGCCGAAGTCCCGATGCCGGAGATCAAGCCGGGACAGGTCTTGATTCAAGTCCATGCCAGCGCGTTCAATCACCTTGAGTTGTGGTCGCTGCACGGACCCGCCGACGAGAGTTATCACTTCCCGATGTGGACGGGATCGGACATCTCTGGCGTGATCTCAAAGGTCGCGCCGGATGTGAAGGATTGGAAAGCGGGCGATGCGGTCGTGGTCAACCCGTCGCTTTCATGTGGACAATGCGAGCATTGCCAGAGAGGAGGCGTCACTTTATGTGATGATTACGATATTCTCGGCTCGAACGGGGGCGGCGGCAATGCCGAATACATTGCAGCGAATGCGGACAAACTGATGAAACTCCCGCCGGGATTCGATTTCGTCACAGCTGCGGCCGCTCCCCTTGCGTACCAGACCGCCTGGCGAGCGATCGTTACGCGCGGAAAAATCATCAGCGGAGAGACCGTTCTGGTGCTCGGAGCAAGCGGCGGCGTGGCGGTAGCCGCGATCCAGATCTGTCACATGCTCGGGGCGAGAGTCATCGCGATCACCAGTTCATCCGAAAAGATGGAGAAGGCGAAACTTGCAGGCGCGGACTTTGCCGTGGACCGCAGTGAAGGCAAGCCCTTCGAGGAAGCGCTCAACTTCACAGGCGGGCGCGGTGTGGATGCGGTGATCGAGAACGTCGGCGCGTTGACCTGGGGCGACAGCCAGAAAGTTTTACGCAAAGGCGGGCGCATCGTTACCTACGGGCGAACCACAGGGCGCGAAGCCACCACCAACCTCTCGCTCCTGTTCTGGAACGAGCAAACCCACATCGGCACGACGATGGGTAGTTTGCAGGACTTCAAGGAGATGATGGAACACGTCTTCAACGGCAAGTTGACGCCCATCGTCGATTCGGTTTATCCGCTGGAGAAGGCAAGGGAGGCGTACGAACGGTATGAAAAGGGAGAGCAGTTTGGGAAGGTTGTGTTGAAGGTGAAATAA
- a CDS encoding FHA domain-containing protein has product MRYIIIGDGATGTTAAYYIRAADQDASITIVSDDPNPAYYRAALTNYLLGELQESQLFAVPPDFYITNEIDRILARVSAVDTKNNKVTLADDREIEYDQLLIASGSRPNTPTFPGAELSGVMTMRTLQDVRTVLDGIRSGKVKRAVVVGGGPLGIEWVQGLMRYKVHVTYLLRGDMFFDRALDRTGSDLVISRLRAEGVDVRLNEEIDTAIGDWNGKLKAIRLKNANQTIDCQLAGTAIGIRPNLEFLQDSGIEMAKDEKRGTLLGVTVDKHMRTNVPNVYAGGDVIHRTLGLWEPARLQGRIAGRNMAGGTETYEPGEHYFATRLYDLDFASVGSINEKPDDQVLVDFPRGSGRIAYRKVVIRDGILVGALMLGQRKENVRRNGLFFKKLIERKTNVSSVAERMLDPEFDLPGWIDSLNMSSQVIAVRSMIATSALPSPASLRKSEMTSTGNTFAVKPLKTPHAVLKMNGSTHSIDDILTIGRNAENNVVIKEPLVSSRHARIEKRGVAYFIVDNKSTNGTFVNENRIGEPLALKDGDVIEIGHTTLKFAVEAEAQKTSVLPEEIPLEAPPQELFTPGAIEYNGKRIELKHDTITLGRDPEATIRIEDPTVSFMHAQIAHHGEHHYLRDLGSRNGTFVNDTLVVTPCVLNDGDIIRIGKVKLTFHSGMTSPAPAPKHAKTEFLQSVKVEKSWGQLIAYSGSTIGLSFALKPPSVTLGRDPGSNAITLQHQTISREHARFDWRDEKWFVTDLQSANGTRINGTQLAPNKESPIAPADELQFGDVKLVFVPSAASAGKTSGLPMTFVMEPEEHVQEPPPVKAEEKKEARIEAAQIMEKPKPPIRDSAPEAPAKPQSPVQDSAPKESEKSQVPVRDSAPGRVGGEATNFIQTSFPTRLTVLAGPGIGRSILLVKLPLTVGRTTTEDVQGLDDPLISRRHLRIVLNPDGTIGVSDIGSVNGTFYNGIKLEVNQAVVLNKGDELRLGSTVLKAE; this is encoded by the coding sequence ATGAGATATATCATCATCGGCGATGGCGCGACCGGCACAACCGCGGCGTATTACATCCGCGCGGCGGATCAAGATGCGTCCATTACCATCGTCTCGGACGACCCGAATCCTGCCTATTACCGCGCGGCGCTCACGAATTACCTGCTGGGGGAATTACAAGAGTCTCAACTATTTGCCGTCCCACCCGATTTTTACATAACAAACGAAATCGACCGCATCCTTGCCCGTGTCAGCGCTGTGGATACGAAAAACAACAAGGTGACCCTCGCCGATGACCGTGAGATCGAATATGACCAGCTGTTAATAGCCAGCGGTTCACGTCCGAACACGCCGACCTTCCCCGGCGCGGAACTTTCCGGCGTGATGACCATGCGCACGCTTCAAGACGTCCGAACCGTGTTGGACGGAATCCGTTCGGGCAAGGTCAAACGTGCGGTGGTTGTCGGGGGCGGTCCGCTCGGCATCGAATGGGTGCAGGGCTTGATGCGCTACAAAGTCCACGTCACGTATCTTTTACGCGGCGACATGTTCTTCGACCGCGCTTTGGACCGGACCGGCTCAGACCTTGTCATCAGCCGATTGCGCGCCGAGGGGGTGGATGTGCGCTTGAACGAAGAGATCGACACCGCCATCGGCGATTGGAACGGGAAATTGAAAGCCATCCGGCTCAAGAATGCCAACCAGACCATCGACTGTCAACTCGCAGGAACCGCCATCGGCATCCGCCCGAACCTCGAATTCCTGCAGGACTCCGGCATCGAAATGGCAAAAGACGAAAAGCGCGGAACGCTCCTCGGTGTGACCGTGGATAAACACATGCGCACGAACGTCCCGAACGTCTATGCGGGCGGCGATGTAATTCACCGAACGCTCGGTTTGTGGGAACCGGCGCGATTGCAGGGGCGCATCGCCGGGCGCAACATGGCGGGCGGCACAGAAACCTATGAACCCGGCGAACATTATTTCGCCACCCGCCTGTACGACCTCGACTTTGCCAGCGTGGGCAGCATCAACGAAAAGCCGGACGACCAGGTGCTTGTGGATTTCCCGCGCGGGAGCGGGCGCATCGCTTATCGGAAAGTAGTGATCCGCGATGGGATACTTGTCGGCGCGCTCATGCTTGGTCAGCGCAAGGAGAACGTGCGCAGGAACGGATTGTTCTTCAAGAAATTGATTGAAAGGAAGACCAACGTCTCGTCGGTGGCGGAACGCATGCTCGACCCGGAGTTCGACCTGCCTGGCTGGATCGACTCGCTCAACATGAGCAGCCAAGTCATCGCTGTCCGCAGCATGATCGCAACATCGGCACTACCCTCGCCCGCCAGCCTGCGCAAGAGCGAAATGACCAGCACGGGCAATACCTTTGCAGTCAAACCGCTGAAGACGCCGCATGCTGTTTTGAAAATGAACGGCTCCACCCATTCCATCGACGACATTCTCACCATCGGGCGCAACGCGGAAAACAACGTCGTCATCAAGGAGCCGCTCGTTTCGAGCCGCCACGCACGCATCGAAAAACGCGGGGTCGCCTACTTCATTGTCGATAATAAAAGCACGAACGGCACATTCGTCAACGAGAACCGGATCGGAGAACCTCTTGCGCTAAAAGACGGCGACGTAATCGAGATCGGCCATACCACGCTGAAATTTGCAGTCGAAGCTGAAGCGCAAAAGACCAGCGTCCTGCCGGAGGAGATTCCGCTCGAAGCGCCGCCGCAGGAACTCTTCACACCGGGCGCGATCGAATACAACGGCAAGCGCATCGAACTCAAGCATGACACCATCACTTTGGGGCGCGACCCCGAGGCGACGATCCGCATCGAAGACCCGACCGTATCCTTCATGCACGCGCAGATCGCGCACCACGGCGAGCATCATTACCTGCGCGACCTCGGAAGCCGCAACGGCACCTTCGTCAACGATACGCTCGTCGTCACGCCTTGCGTATTGAACGACGGCGACATCATCCGCATCGGCAAGGTCAAACTGACATTCCATTCCGGCATGACCAGCCCCGCGCCTGCGCCGAAACATGCAAAGACCGAATTCCTGCAAAGCGTAAAGGTCGAAAAATCCTGGGGGCAATTGATCGCCTACTCCGGCTCGACCATCGGTTTGAGTTTCGCGCTCAAGCCGCCGTCCGTCACGCTCGGGCGCGACCCCGGGTCGAACGCCATCACATTGCAGCACCAGACCATCAGCCGTGAGCATGCGCGATTCGACTGGCGCGACGAGAAATGGTTCGTCACAGATTTGCAGAGCGCGAACGGCACACGCATCAACGGGACCCAACTCGCGCCGAACAAGGAAAGCCCGATCGCTCCCGCCGACGAACTTCAATTCGGCGACGTCAAATTAGTCTTCGTTCCCTCTGCCGCATCCGCCGGGAAGACTAGCGGCTTGCCGATGACTTTCGTGATGGAACCCGAAGAGCATGTGCAAGAACCGCCGCCGGTCAAAGCGGAAGAAAAGAAAGAAGCACGAATCGAAGCGGCGCAGATCATGGAAAAGCCGAAACCTCCAATCCGGGATTCCGCACCGGAGGCGCCAGCGAAACCGCAATCCCCAGTCCAGGATTCCGCGCCAAAGGAATCAGAGAAATCCCAGGTTCCGGTTCGAGATTCCGCCCCGGGCAGAGTCGGAGGCGAGGCGACAAATTTCATCCAGACTTCCTTCCCCACCCGCCTCACGGTTCTCGCCGGGCCCGGGATTGGTCGCAGCATCCTGTTGGTAAAACTCCCGCTGACGGTGGGCCGCACAACCACGGAAGATGTGCAGGGACTCGACGATCCGCTGATCTCGCGCAGGCATCTGCGAATCGTTTTGAACCCGGACGGGACGATCGGGGTCAGCGACATCGGCAGCGTGAACGGGACGTTTTATAACGGTATAAAACTTGAAGTCAACCAGGCTGTCGTCCTGAATAAAGGCGACGAATTACGTTTGGGCAGCACTGTTTTAAAGGCAGAGTAG